In Dromaius novaehollandiae isolate bDroNov1 chromosome 2, bDroNov1.hap1, whole genome shotgun sequence, one DNA window encodes the following:
- the ROPN1L gene encoding ropporin-1-like protein isoform X1, with product MPLPETMFCAQQIKVPPELPDILKQFTKAAIRTQPRDVLQWAAGYFSALSKGEPLPVKERIEMPIATQKTDTGLTLGLLKILHKQLAPKTLVNVAELKEKWKYLCLPEEQLKAILQLDSFSEEVEWMKILALGCSVLGGSLLSSMKYACEILTTDPDGGPAHIAFQTFSFLYSYLASIDGEIPEEKIEAFLISIKKQADQQAGMVQLRNFLTHPSTLSLSRLPLSTKQ from the exons ATGCCTCTTCCAGAGACCATGTTTTGTGCTCAGCAGATCAAAGTTCCCCCAGAGCTACCAGATATTTTGAAGCAGTTTACCAAAGCTGCTATTAGGACTCAGCCTCGTGATGTTTTGCAGTGGGCAGCTGG TTATTTCTCAGCATTGTCAAAAGGCGAGCCCCTTCCTGTAAAGGAGAGGATTGAAATGCCTATAGCAACACAGAAAACGGACACCGGTTTGACCCTAGGACTCCTTAAAATCTTGCACAAACAG cttgctccaaAAACCTTGGTGAATGTTGCAGAACTcaaggaaaaatggaaatacttGTGCTTGCCAGAAGAACAACTGAAAGCTATTCTACAATTGGACAGCTTCAGTGAAGAGGTGGAATGGATGAAAATTCTGGCGCTTGGATGTAGTGTGCTCGGTGGG TCCTTACTGAGTTCAATGAAATATGCCTGTGAAATTTTAACAACTGACCCAGATGGTGGACCAGCTCATATTGCATTTCAAACCTTCTCATTCCTTTACTCGTATTTGGCCAGTATAGATGGAGAGATACCAGAGGAGAAAATTGAAGCTTTCCTCATCAGCATTAAAAAACAAGC TGACCAGCAAGCTGGCATGGTGCAGCTCAGAAACTTTCTGACCCACCCTTCAACATTATCTTTATCAAGACTACCACTCAGCACCaagcaatga
- the ROPN1L gene encoding ropporin-1-like protein isoform X2: MLWCLAIYFSALSKGEPLPVKERIEMPIATQKTDTGLTLGLLKILHKQLAPKTLVNVAELKEKWKYLCLPEEQLKAILQLDSFSEEVEWMKILALGCSVLGGSLLSSMKYACEILTTDPDGGPAHIAFQTFSFLYSYLASIDGEIPEEKIEAFLISIKKQADQQAGMVQLRNFLTHPSTLSLSRLPLSTKQ; this comes from the exons ATGCTGTGGTGTTTGGCCAT TTATTTCTCAGCATTGTCAAAAGGCGAGCCCCTTCCTGTAAAGGAGAGGATTGAAATGCCTATAGCAACACAGAAAACGGACACCGGTTTGACCCTAGGACTCCTTAAAATCTTGCACAAACAG cttgctccaaAAACCTTGGTGAATGTTGCAGAACTcaaggaaaaatggaaatacttGTGCTTGCCAGAAGAACAACTGAAAGCTATTCTACAATTGGACAGCTTCAGTGAAGAGGTGGAATGGATGAAAATTCTGGCGCTTGGATGTAGTGTGCTCGGTGGG TCCTTACTGAGTTCAATGAAATATGCCTGTGAAATTTTAACAACTGACCCAGATGGTGGACCAGCTCATATTGCATTTCAAACCTTCTCATTCCTTTACTCGTATTTGGCCAGTATAGATGGAGAGATACCAGAGGAGAAAATTGAAGCTTTCCTCATCAGCATTAAAAAACAAGC TGACCAGCAAGCTGGCATGGTGCAGCTCAGAAACTTTCTGACCCACCCTTCAACATTATCTTTATCAAGACTACCACTCAGCACCaagcaatga